Genomic DNA from Channa argus isolate prfri chromosome 2, Channa argus male v1.0, whole genome shotgun sequence:
AGACTAGCAAACAGGGGGTTGACCTGTTTCACACTGAACCTGTGGCCCACATGCACTTATTTAATTAGTATACTCTAagtaaactgttaaaaacacacatgcacaaacaaaaagccGCATGTTCCCCTTATATGCAAAGaatatgttttattgcaaaTCAATGTGATCAGACCACATTTACCTTACTAAGCCCCTTACATTTGACAGatcaaaatgtttgcatttatgttATAAGAATATACAATCTCTATAGCTGCTATAGGAATATCAGCTGTAAAGCTATGGTGGTACATTTTAACATATATGTTAACAtacaacatattaaaatgtatcGTAAAAACACACTGACTGTAAAATTCATCAGCCAACCCTAGTGGTTACGGACCATTTATAGGAATAGCATCATTACAAGCTTTCAATAACACAAAGCATTTTCCCCTTTAAAGACATGACTCAAGGATCCATCACGAGAAGTCAAACAGAAGTGATACCAGGTATATGCTACTAATTATGCTAACTGATCAACATTTAAGTATGAggcaagtttttaaaaaagagaaaaataaagtggAGGCTTGGTGATATTGTTTGCTTGGTTCAGTCAGTGTGTAAATGAGGTtgccagaggtcaaaggtcaaacagACCAATGTCTGACTTTCTTTAACCTCATCCACCAGATGATGGTCCTCTCCTGCCAGGTCTCCAGGAGCACGAGCCCCCTCCTTGCCCAGTCAGAGGACTGTAGtctgaaaaacacagaacagaatTCAGACTGCTGGTACAAGAAACACACAAGGTTTCTCCTCTGTTCAAAACTGCTAGCCCATCAAACAAGGAACCAAAAAGAACGTACACCTCTGCCATCGAAGTTAGTGCTTAGATAAGCTTTGGGAGTTTCTAACAGAATTAAGGGGGTATAGAAGATATGATATTGATACGAACAACCCTTTGCTCAGTTTTCACTGGTCATAAGAAAAGTCCACAGCTGAAATGCTCATTCCAGTGGTAAAATTCCTCAGGTAGCCTACTGAGACCATAGGAAAAtgctttttgaaaataaaagacactaGCACCTCTTAAATATCTTCCCCCACTCAATATTAAAAGcctgggcagcatggtggtgcagTGGTAGGCGCTGCTGCCAGCAGGCAGAAGGTCACGGTTTCAAATATGCCTTTTGGCTGTTGCTTTCCTATGTCTTGCCCAATTACAGCTTGGATAGACTTTAGAACCTGTGACCCTTTATATGATAAGTGGTTGTAaccacttaataataataatggatgaatggatggatgagtgcTAAAAGCCTTACTGTCCTGTTAAGCACGTACCATTTCTGCGAAGGGTTTTCTTAGCAGTCTTTGGTTTCAGCACTGTGGTGGATGAGCTGTCCTCTTCAGGTGTCTGCAGTGATAAGCATTATTGAGACACTACAGTGGTTGACTCAGACTGAGATTTCATCGATATGTGTGAGAGTGGTTAGCTTTAGTTAAAATCCTTTAATACATCTGATCAATCCTTATTTTACACTCAAGTAAAAGATGTGGACCAATTTATTGGAACTCCCACAGTTCACTGTATAGCTGTTTAATAAGGCTGAGATTAGAGCTAGAGGGACGAGGGATTCTTTCAAAGAGTTGACATATGCAATATGGAGAGGCCCCCTTTAACTATGAGACACCTGGAGCAATTTATTCATAACGAGTGTGCCCAACAGAGGGCAAAACAGTTTCAATGATGTACCCCTTACTAGTGGTCTACTAAAATAATGCTGactgtgtatgtaaatgtaaatcagcatacagtattttataatgAGTTGTATTTTGGTTATGTTGCTCTGGGTAGCTGTGAGCTGTGTTAAAGATTACATATGTATAGATTATGGTACAGTACAGATAAAGGAGAGAATAGCAAGTAACCACTCACATTTTTTGTAtcatattgtaaaatgttatcAAACCATGCATCAAACTGAAATGTTAATCAACTGTATGATCACACACCTAGCAATGatgtatgatttgttttaaatttgtttttagtgaaagaaatatttgaaattaataaaatgaagcCCAAAACTGATCAAATGAACTATAGTAGATGACAGATGAAAAGGTTACAGTGATTAAACTTGAAACCAACCTGAGAAAGCTTAGCACTTCCTTTGTAACTCTTGCCCTGTTGCATACTGTCCCATATCTCAATTTTCtgccttctcttctcttcttcttgctGTCAACAAAATCCATGAAATATTCAGTTCAGTTCTGATTTCATCAGCAGATCACAATTTTACCATCAATCTGTTCTATTTCACATTTGCAcctgttcctgtttttctttaatcatGGCTGCTTTGGCATCAAGCTCCTCTTGCATCCTTCTACGAGCTAATTCCATGGCCTCTTGTCTTTTTGCCACCAATGCAGCAtctttataaaagaaaacagtcaaAAATCACAACATGTTCTTCATTACTAAGctgataataaaaaagtaataagcATCTAATAGTTTACGTAATCTATGAAGAAAAAATGCCCCCAAAAATTTGCCACCATCGTGTTTCTTagatttctccttttttatgtAGATTACAGATcgtatttttaatttgcatccaaattagttttttaagcCAGCGGAGCTCTGCcttcttaaaaacaaatatttttaaaaaaatcaacatctGAATATCCTGGTTAAGATGAGGCGTAAATCACTAAACTCTGTTTAAAGACTATTTCCAATCTACAATTACTTGTGATCAGActagaaaaacatatttgaatgtTGTCACAGGaacttatttgtattttgtagctTAGaagaataaaatgctttttaatctGTCAACCTTTTAGGCagcaaaaaaggtttttcatgTTGATAGTGTTAATCCCTACTGTagtcatttttatataaatataacattttatttgtttttaatttgtagtaATAACAAAACCTATTCTTTCAATCAAGATCAACATTTTCCCagtaaacaacatattaaaagagACTCATATTTTACTGGTCTGCATTTGGCTTGTTGACtctgtataaaatatataaaataatgctAATGTATATGCTTGTGCTGACCTTGCAATGCTGTGTATGATCTCCAGCGAGATATCCTCTTGCTCAGGTGTTCGATGAGCAGGTAGACCAGCACACTCAAAATCAGAAGGTACCACCCATACTGGGCCAGGATCTCTCCTACTGCAGAGACAGGAACAAACATCATGTCAGATATTTTGTTTAAAGGACACTCTCAACTTTTAGTTACTTAAGACTGTACAGGAATAAGATAAAATCAGATTTCTCACAACAGGGTTCAAAACTGTAGTTCAACTTATAACCTTATATTAAAGTATGTACCTAAGTATAATTTTGAGGTAATTACACTTTACTTTTGCACTTCTTTTATGTAACCCATAATCCATGTTGATTCAAAGAACAGTACTGTACTCTTTACTACACTACATATATCAGACAGCTTAAGCAACTTTTCAGATGCAAATTCTTAAGACAAAATGTGAGcaactaataaatgctgttgtaaataacacaataataaataaagttgtcgTTACATAAAGTGGTCAAAATTAGCTCCAAGTCCACACCAAGTATCATAGTATGACTAATATTTGTCCTTAGTTTATAATTATCAcaacacaaatgtttctttgctAGTTTGCAATTTACAGCACAAATgtagtggagtggagtggagacaTAGGCAGTGCAAAAATGAATGCTTCTGAATAGAGGAAATCAGACTAAATTGGGTTTTGAAGTAGTTCTCTTTGAATTtgtacattaaaacaaactcaaaaacattttagatttctgctaAAACTTTGAGACACATTTGAAGCATTGTTTTTGCACATTGGGCCTTTAATTTGTGTACATTTGCCAGCTGcctcacttttattttgacaagcATAACTTTTATAGACTAAGAAGAGCACATACAAGACAGACGAATCGTTGAGGTAAAGTGGACCCTTCATGAGAAAGAGAATAGATTGGAATGCTGCCACCCGTCTCACTGTAAGTAGTGTTCGTTGTTTGATCACGTAACAGTTAGTGTTACTTCATAGACTGCAAACCTGAAATGCACATCAACAATAGAaacatccatctattatctgtcaACGTTTGTCCTATTTGTGTCGCGGCGGGGAAGGAGCATAAGACAACTGTCAACAATAGAAACAActttacaatgtaaaaaaaagtttttgtatttatacattaaGACTATTTCACAATTCCAACATGTCAGACACAGTATTACTGACAACAATACCATCAGTGTCATGTTGAGAGGAGACGTCAATTTCATAATGTAACGAAACGCCATCAAAAGTAAATGTCATGGTAATGGTGATGTGGCTGCAAGCGTTAAACAAATTTAGCAGCAACCGTTGTACAAACcagattccaaaaaagttggcacacgaattgtaaataaaaaaggaatgcaatcatttacaaatctcataaacttagattttattcacaatagaatatagataacatatcaaatgttgaaagtgagaaattttgaaatgtcttgccaaata
This window encodes:
- the LOC137109370 gene encoding selenoprotein S-like isoform X1, translating into MDVNRVPYQKENTPLKNSDLGHVSQFVGEILAQYGWYLLILSVLVYLLIEHLSKRISRWRSYTALQDAALVAKRQEAMELARRRMQEELDAKAAMIKEKQEQQEEEKRRQKIEIWDSMQQGKSYKGSAKLSQTPEEDSSSTTVLKPKTAKKTLRRNDYSPLTGQGGGSCSWRPGRRGPSSGG
- the LOC137109370 gene encoding selenoprotein S-like isoform X2, yielding MDVNRVPYQKENTPLKNSDLGHVSQFVGEILAQYGWYLLILSVLVYLLIEHLSKRISRWRSYTALQDAALVAKRQEAMELARRRMQEELDAKAAMIKEKQEQQEEEKRRQKIEIWDSMQQGKSYKGSAKLSQTTVL